GGGATCGATCCTCAATATTGTTTCGTTTTTGAAGATTCTTTTTCTGGAGTTACGGCAGGTAAAAATGCTGAAATGAATGTTATTGGTGTTTTGAGTTCTCATAAAAAGGAAGATCTTCCAAAATGCCTAGCCTATATAGATAATTATCAGGACATGAATACTTCCATATTGAAAGAATTATTCAGGAAGAATGTGGAATAGCGTATTAGATCTAATTCCATCACCTGCTGCTTGGGCATTGTATTTTTTTTGTGCTATGCTCATCGGCGTTTCAAAAACTGGTATCCAGAATGTAGGAACATTTACTATTCCTTTGTTTGCTTTATTATTTGGCGCCAAGTTCTCCACAGGAATTGTACTTATCCTCTTATGCATGGCGGATTTAATGGCCGTAATATATTATCGGAAAGAATTTATTTGGTCAGAAGTAAAGACAATGCTCCCTTATGCGATAATTGGACTTATAATAGGCCTATTAGTTGGAGATTATATAGATGACAAGGCTTTTAAATTTATTATGGGAGCTTGTATTTTCATCAGTGTCGTACTCATGATTTGGGGGACAAATAAAGCCAAGAATAACAAACAAGGAAATGATTTCACTAACAAATGGTGGTATTCACCTTCATTTGGATTGTTGGTAGGGTTTTCCACTATGATAGGAAATGCAGCAGGTCCAGCGTTGACCATTTTCCTCCTTACAAGGAAACTTAAAAAAGTGACTTTAGTAGCTACAGGAGCATGGTTTATCATGATCCTAAATTTCTCAAAGATACCTTTGCAATTATTAGTTTGGAAAAATCTTACCTGGGAAGGTATTATTCTTAATCTATTAGCCCTTCCATTTATCATATTAGGGGCTTATATCGGAATCAAGATTGTCAAGGTAATACCTGAAAAGGAATTTAAGATAGTAATCTTAGCTTTAGTGATTATTTCATCTTTGATGTTGATGTTTGGATAAGAATAATGACCTGAAGTTTCATTTAACAAATAAAAAAAGCCTGAAACAAATTGTTTCAGGCTTTTATTTTTTAAAATGCCGCTGTGTCGGCTGGAGCTTCAGTATTTTCCGTTTCTGGAGCTTTATCAATTAACTCCATAAATTGATCTAATTTTGGTGTTATGATAATTTGGGTCCTACGGTTTTTAGATTTACCATCCGCTGTATTATTACTTGCGACTGGGTTATATTCTCCTCTACCCACCTGCGGTTAAGCGTTTTGGATCAACTCCATAAGTATTTTGCAATGCCTGTACGACAGAAGATGCTCTCAACGTACTCAAATCCCAGTTGTTTCGGATATTAGCTTTGGAGATTGGGTCAGTATCTGTATTACCTTCGATTAACACATCATAATCCTTGTAATCTTGGATAATCTTAGCAATTTTGGATAACGTTTCTCCTGCACGGTCTGAAATTTCATAACTTCCGGATTTGTAAAGCATATTATCAGACAATGATATGTAAACTACGCCCTTCAATACTTGGACATCTACATCTTGCATCTCTTCCCTGCTTAATGAACGTGTCAAATTGTTAGTCAACACCATATTAAGTGAGTCACTTTTTTGTTTAGTATTCACTAGGTGTTGAATATATTTATTTGATGCATTAATTTCATCAACCAGTTTAGAAATATTCACATTACCTTGAGTGTTTTGGCTGATACTATTGTCCAATGTTCCTTGAAGTTTTGCCAATGCCTCTCTTAATCCAGCATTATTTTTACGCTCCTGTTCAAGTTGTTCTTCTAAACTTTTAACACGAGTTCTGCTTTCTGCAAGATCTAATTGACTCTGATTATATTTATCGCCGAGTTCTTTGTACTGGGCTTCTAAAGCCATATGAGTTTTCTTATTTACACCACATGAGGAAATGAAGAGAACTGTCATCAGTAATAATGGTACGCTAATTCTTTTAATCATAACGCTTGATTTTATTTGTATTCATTTAATGTTACGGTATTGTTAAGCAAAAGGAATGCCTTTTATATCATGCTAAAATTTCTTTTAAATTTATTTAACCAAAAAGTCCATTGATAATCATTCAAATGAGGTTTTAATGGTATTCCTTTTTTTTAAATTTAATATGATTGGAGAAATTTTATACTAAAAAAGAAATAATTAGTTGCCTCAACTCAATAAAATATATGATAATCGATGTAGTGAAATTACGTTATCATACCTCATTGAAAAATCCATTAACTAGTTACTGTAACAGGAAATAAAAAAAGGCTTGAGATCGGGGAGATTTCAAGCCTTAACTAACCAATTATTAACCTAAATTATGAATACTAGTTAACTTTCAAACTCCGTGCCAAAAAATATAATTAATAAATTTTTCATCATTTATTATTCTAAACCATAAATACCAATCATTAATTTTAATTTTGTCTATGCAACATTTAAATACATATTTAAAAAACTTGAATATCCAAGAACTTAATCCCATGCAAGAAGAAGTTCTTGAGAAATTCAACCCTGAAAAAAGATTTTGTTCTCTTATCCCCTACCGGATCTGGAAAAACATTAGCGTTCAGCTTATTACTATTCAACCTTCTTGGAGACAATCTTTCTAAAGGAACCAACGGATTAATTGTTGTCCCTACCAGAGAACTGGCATTGCAGATCGAATCAGTGATTAAGCAGATGAACAGTTCGTTAAATGTTGCTTTACTTTATGGAGGTAATAACAATCAAATTGAAAAAGATAAGTTAAAACAACATCCACCATTAATTATTGGAACGCCAGGAAGGATAATCTATCATATTGAGAGAAATCCTGCGCTTCTTGAAAACTGCCATACTTTAGTCTTAGATGAATTGACAAATCCTTAGAATTGGGATTCCAAGACCAATTGAGTTATATAGTTAAATCGGCTAGAGATGTTAGACATAAAATCTTAACATCGGCTACAGATATGGAAGAAATTCCCTCATTTCTGCAGTTGAATGATCCAATCAAACTTGATTACTTCGATTCCAATGGTCTAAGGCCTGATTTGTCATATTATAAAGTTATAAGCAGTTCTAAGCTTAAATTAGAATCCTTGTTTAAATTACTATGTAAAATCGGCAATGAGAGAGTCTTGGTATTTTGCAATCATAGAGAAGCTGTAGATAATATCTCTGATATTCTTGAAGGGAAAGGAATTGAGAGTATTCCTTATCATGGGGGTTTAGAGCAGTTTATGCGCGAGTTGACGATTATAAAAATTAAAAATGGTAGTCAAAACATTTTAATAACAACTGATTTAGCAGCTAGAGGATTAGATATTCCAGAAATGAACCATGTTGTTCATTATCAATTTCCATATAAAGAAGAAGATTTTATTCATAGAAACGGTCGAGCTGGCAGAAATGGGCAAAAAGGTTTTGTATATGGCATTTTAACTGAAGAGGATCGTGCTGCGAAGTATCTTGAAGAGGCTGAAACATTAGAACTTGGCGGATTTTACCCAATCCCTGAAGAACCTGAATTTAAAACTTTAAGAATTAATGCTGGAAAAAAACAAAAGGTAAATAAAATTGATATTGTTGGTTATATTTTAAATCTTCCAGAAATTTCAAAGGAAGATCTAGGACTGATAGTTGTCAAACCACATGATTCCTATGTAGCTATTCGAGCTGAAGTAGCAAATAAAGTGGTAAAGAATGGCAGTAATGGAAAAATTAAGGGTCAAAAAGTAAGAATAAGTTTAATTTGATTTCTTAATGTGCTTTAAGATAATTGGAGAAACCAAATGACTGATATCACCACCATTTTTCCAAATATCTCTTACGATAGTTGAAGAAATATGAGCCTCTCCACTCCCTGCTTAGCAAGAAATAAGTTTCGATTTGAGGGGCTAATATTAAGTTATTTTGAGCAATTATATTTTCATAATCCAGGTCTGTACCATTACGTAAACCTCTGATAATATAATTTGCACCTATAGATTGACAATAATCTACAGTCAATCCATTATAGAAACTTACTTCTACCTGATCATTATCACTATAAAGTTCAGAAATGGATATTTTTCTACTATCTACATCCATCATCCCAACCTTTGAACTGTTTATTCCAATTGCAATATAAATCTTATCAAAAAGTGGTAAAGCTCTATTTATTAAATCTTGGTGTGCTATTGTAAAGGGGTCAAATGAACCTGGAAAAACTGCTATTTTCATAATTAGATAGAATAAAAACTAAATGATGAATTACCGTATTGTCTCATTTCTACAAAATTAGGGTGGTCTATCATTTTTCTGTTGCTTGGATGTTCAATAATCAATATGCCACCTTCCTTTAATAAATCATTCTCTAGGACCAACTTTGGAAGCATAGGCAATTGTCCTAAATCATAAGGAGGATCAGCAAAAATCAAATCATATTTCTCCTTATCAGATTTTAAATACTTGAAAACATCAGCTTTTCTAGATTTTATCTGATTTAAATTTAGTTTTTTTGATGTTTCGTTAATATACAAAATACATTTGCCATGTTGATCAATTGAATTGACCTTTTCTGCACCTCTAGATGCTAATTCAAAAGATATATTCCCTGTACCAGCAAATAAGTCTAAGCATACCATCCCGTCAAAATCAAACCTATTATTTAATATATTAAATAAAGCTTCCTTCGCAATGTCTGTAGTAGGTCTTACAGGAAGATTTTGTGGAGGATTTAACCTCAGTCCGGCCGCTTTGCCTCCAATTATTCGCATATTGGTAAATCTAAAAGATAATGAGCCAGGAAAGTTTTTGATTCATCATCCAATGATTGAGCTGGACGTGATGCAGTGATTTCTATGACTTCTTTTGATAAATTCCTAAGTTTTTCAACTAAAGAATCATCAACTATAGTTCCCGAATATAAAATCTTATTTACCTTTCCCTGGATTCCAAAAGTTTCAAATACATTCAGTATGAAATAACTTAAATCATCCTCACTCACTATTTCAAATGTATTGTAAAACTTAAATTGACCATTTATAAATAAATAGATATCAGCTGAATTATCATCGAAAACAACTCCCAAAACTTCACCTTTTAAAGGTATATATGGTCTAGCTTGAACCAAGTTTAATTTAAATTCAGGAACAAATTTGGCATCGGGGAATAACGTGTTCCACCTATGGTATAATAAGACATCAAATTGAAATAAAGCTTCAATATTCAAGAAATCAATCGTTGTCCTGCTCATTGCCTGAGAAGGATTTTCCATAAATTCTTGATATTTATCCAAATCTATTTCTTGAAATAAATCGTTGGGGATAAAGGTTAAATTATGAGTAGGAATACTTACATATACATTTTGAAATGGTAAGCTCAATAATTTTAGTGCTTCTTCCGATGGATTGTGACTCTCAAAATTCATATAAAC
The Sphingobacterium daejeonense genome window above contains:
- a CDS encoding sulfite exporter TauE/SafE family protein — encoded protein: MWNSVLDLIPSPAAWALYFFCAMLIGVSKTGIQNVGTFTIPLFALLFGAKFSTGIVLILLCMADLMAVIYYRKEFIWSEVKTMLPYAIIGLIIGLLVGDYIDDKAFKFIMGACIFISVVLMIWGTNKAKNNKQGNDFTNKWWYSPSFGLLVGFSTMIGNAAGPALTIFLLTRKLKKVTLVATGAWFIMILNFSKIPLQLLVWKNLTWEGIILNLLALPFIILGAYIGIKIVKVIPEKEFKIVILALVIISSLMLMFG
- a CDS encoding DEAD/DEAH box helicase family protein, which encodes MRNSTLKKDFVLLSPTGSGKTLAFSLLLFNLLGDNLSKGTNGLIVVPTRELALQIESVIKQMNSSLNVALLYGGNNNQIEKDKLKQHPPLIIGTPGRIIYHIERNPALLENCHTLVLDELTNP
- a CDS encoding helicase-related protein, producing MGFQDQLSYIVKSARDVRHKILTSATDMEEIPSFLQLNDPIKLDYFDSNGLRPDLSYYKVISSSKLKLESLFKLLCKIGNERVLVFCNHREAVDNISDILEGKGIESIPYHGGLEQFMRELTIIKIKNGSQNILITTDLAARGLDIPEMNHVVHYQFPYKEEDFIHRNGRAGRNGQKGFVYGILTEEDRAAKYLEEAETLELGGFYPIPEEPEFKTLRINAGKKQKVNKIDIVGYILNLPEISKEDLGLIVVKPHDSYVAIRAEVANKVVKNGSNGKIKGQKVRISLI
- the coaD gene encoding pantetheine-phosphate adenylyltransferase: MKIAVFPGSFDPFTIAHQDLINRALPLFDKIYIAIGINSSKVGMMDVDSRKISISELYSDNDQVEVSFYNGLTVDYCQSIGANYIIRGLRNGTDLDYENIIAQNNLILAPQIETYFLLSREWRGSYFFNYRKRYLEKWW
- a CDS encoding RsmD family RNA methyltransferase is translated as MRIIGGKAAGLRLNPPQNLPVRPTTDIAKEALFNILNNRFDFDGMVCLDLFAGTGNISFELASRGAEKVNSIDQHGKCILYINETSKKLNLNQIKSRKADVFKYLKSDKEKYDLIFADPPYDLGQLPMLPKLVLENDLLKEGGILIIEHPSNRKMIDHPNFVEMRQYGNSSFSFYSI
- a CDS encoding DUF3822 family protein — translated: MNYTAKQFHLHYISHYTLIVKANYQYDKLYVLDQENQLLVYMNFESHNPSEEALKLLSLPFQNVYVSIPTHNLTFIPNDLFQEIDLDKYQEFMENPSQAMSRTTIDFLNIEALFQFDVLLYHRWNTLFPDAKFVPEFKLNLVQARPYIPLKGEVLGVVFDDNSADIYLFINGQFKFYNTFEIVSEDDLSYFILNVFETFGIQGKVNKILYSGTIVDDSLVEKLRNLSKEVIEITASRPAQSLDDESKTFLAHYLLDLPICE